From Streptomyces durmitorensis, a single genomic window includes:
- a CDS encoding serine hydrolase domain-containing protein, whose translation MAVRGRGLVGVAAVVAMAVAAGAFGAPAFALAGESGGGGHGDRHRATQKAMEAAVGENAPGVTAQVRDKHGTWNSAAGIGDLERRTPRGAHDRYRVGSITKTFVSTVMLQLVAEGELSLDDKVGRWLPGVVEGNGHDGDRVTVRRLLNHTSGIYDVLSDPGYQEKMFTEKFLAHRYDTWTPEQQVAIAMRHEPDFEPGEGWNYSNTNYLLAGMIIKKVTGESYADEIKRRIIEPLGLDATSVPETDSSMPQPSSRAYMKLSKAPDATFHDVTELNPSMAGSSGGMISDTADLNRFYTALLRGKLLPKKQLAEMKKTVVLDPDKPHDGYGLGLVSRETSCGTVVWGNGGDIQGSTSMTLVTERGGHALSANFNSLDGDLFAIRDAEFCGK comes from the coding sequence ATGGCAGTGCGCGGAAGAGGGCTGGTGGGGGTGGCCGCGGTGGTGGCCATGGCGGTGGCGGCGGGGGCGTTCGGGGCGCCCGCGTTCGCGCTCGCAGGGGAGTCCGGTGGTGGCGGGCACGGCGACCGGCACCGGGCGACACAGAAGGCGATGGAGGCCGCCGTCGGCGAGAACGCCCCCGGCGTCACCGCCCAGGTCAGGGACAAGCACGGAACCTGGAACTCCGCGGCGGGCATCGGCGACCTCGAACGGCGGACCCCGCGCGGCGCCCACGACCGCTACCGCGTCGGCAGTATCACCAAGACCTTCGTCTCGACGGTGATGCTCCAGCTGGTGGCCGAGGGCGAGCTGAGCCTCGACGACAAGGTGGGCCGGTGGCTGCCGGGCGTGGTCGAGGGCAACGGCCACGACGGCGACCGCGTCACGGTGCGCCGGCTCCTCAACCACACGAGCGGCATCTACGACGTACTGTCCGACCCCGGCTACCAGGAGAAGATGTTCACCGAGAAGTTCCTCGCGCACCGCTACGACACCTGGACCCCCGAGCAGCAGGTCGCCATCGCCATGCGCCACGAGCCGGACTTCGAACCCGGTGAGGGCTGGAACTACTCCAACACCAACTACCTCCTCGCAGGCATGATCATCAAGAAGGTGACGGGGGAGTCGTACGCGGACGAGATCAAGCGCCGCATCATCGAGCCGCTCGGCCTGGACGCCACCAGCGTGCCGGAGACGGACTCCTCGATGCCTCAGCCGAGTTCACGGGCGTACATGAAGCTGTCCAAGGCCCCGGACGCCACGTTTCACGACGTCACGGAGCTCAATCCGTCCATGGCAGGCTCGTCGGGCGGGATGATCTCCGACACGGCCGACCTGAACCGCTTCTACACGGCCCTGCTGCGCGGCAAGCTCCTGCCCAAGAAGCAGCTCGCCGAGATGAAGAAGACCGTCGTGCTGGACCCGGACAAGCCCCACGACGGTTACGGACTCGGCCTGGTGAGCCGCGAGACCTCCTGCGGCACAGTCGTCTGGGGCAACGGTGGCGACATCCAGGGCTCGACGTCCATGACCCTGGTGACCGAGCGCGGCGGCCATGCGCTCTCCGCGAACTTCAACAGTCTGGACGGCGACTTGTTCGCGATCCGGGACGCGGAGTTCTGCGGGAAGTGA
- a CDS encoding TIGR03767 family metallophosphoesterase gives MSRTRSVATAAQTATHAASRAASRAASSVDRRAFLATTGAVSLSAGIGYALRPATSHAAASGPAPVALSRQAPAAPLMPYRGGTTLGTVAAPRGASGYRRLGDGPAWDRVVRGDLAAAKSGREGRRTPLAAFVQFTDLHLVDVQHPLRYEYLRAQTASAWRPQEALSVAGAVALVERVNALRGAPATGSPLHCVVTTGDNTDNNSRSELDWFLKAMSGGRINPNTGDPRRYEGVQDSGLKLYWHPDDRRRDSDKALGFPQIDGFLEAALREVNSPGLGLPWYSTVGNHDALPGGCWGPGDSYFSEFAVGGRKLMSLDESRGAALWKAVKKGRDPKGAQFKELLKSEARRMRSVTPDESRAPFTPAEYVKAHLDPAYKGHGPAGHGYTQENLESGTQYYSFRISDDVLGISLDSTDPGGHYEGSLGTAQMEWLERELKANEEKDGGGSYVVVFSHHTSRTMRNLRQDPDRPREGRHGGDEIVSLLGRHSAVLAWVNGHSHKNAITAHQTPRGSFWEVSTASHIDFPQLARVVELSDNHDGTISLFTTLIESSAPHRTDYADLSQTGLAALYRELSFNAPGAKPALGGEPGDRNTELILKKG, from the coding sequence ATGTCGCGCACACGCTCTGTCGCCACCGCCGCCCAGACCGCCACCCACGCGGCCTCTCGTGCCGCATCCCGTGCCGCTTCCTCCGTGGACCGCCGGGCCTTCCTCGCGACCACCGGAGCCGTCTCCCTCTCCGCGGGCATCGGCTACGCCCTGCGGCCCGCCACCAGCCACGCCGCCGCCAGCGGACCCGCCCCCGTCGCGCTCTCCCGGCAGGCGCCCGCCGCGCCCCTGATGCCCTACCGGGGCGGCACCACGCTGGGCACCGTCGCCGCCCCGCGCGGCGCATCCGGCTACCGGCGTCTTGGGGACGGGCCCGCCTGGGACCGGGTGGTCCGCGGTGACCTCGCCGCGGCCAAGAGCGGCCGCGAGGGGCGGCGCACCCCGCTCGCCGCGTTCGTCCAGTTCACCGACCTGCACCTGGTCGACGTGCAGCATCCGCTGCGGTACGAGTACCTGCGCGCCCAGACCGCGAGCGCCTGGCGCCCGCAGGAAGCCCTCTCGGTGGCCGGCGCGGTCGCGCTCGTCGAGCGGGTCAACGCGCTGCGCGGCGCGCCCGCCACCGGATCGCCGCTGCACTGCGTGGTGACGACGGGCGACAACACGGACAACAACTCACGCTCCGAGCTCGACTGGTTCCTCAAGGCCATGAGCGGCGGGCGCATCAATCCCAACACCGGTGACCCGCGCCGCTACGAAGGCGTCCAGGACAGCGGCCTGAAGCTGTACTGGCACCCGGACGACCGCCGCCGCGACTCCGACAAGGCCCTCGGCTTCCCGCAGATCGACGGCTTCCTGGAGGCCGCGCTCCGCGAGGTCAACAGCCCCGGGCTCGGCCTTCCCTGGTACTCGACCGTCGGCAACCACGACGCGCTGCCCGGCGGCTGCTGGGGACCCGGCGACTCGTACTTCTCCGAATTCGCCGTCGGCGGCCGGAAGTTGATGTCCCTCGACGAGTCGCGCGGCGCCGCCCTGTGGAAGGCCGTCAAGAAGGGCCGCGACCCCAAGGGCGCACAGTTCAAGGAGCTCCTGAAGAGCGAGGCGCGGCGGATGCGCTCGGTGACCCCGGACGAGAGCCGCGCGCCCTTCACCCCCGCCGAGTACGTCAAGGCCCACCTCGACCCCGCGTACAAGGGCCACGGCCCCGCGGGCCACGGCTACACGCAGGAGAACCTCGAATCCGGCACCCAGTACTACTCCTTCCGCATCAGCGACGACGTACTGGGCATCAGCCTGGACTCGACGGACCCCGGCGGCCACTACGAGGGCTCGCTCGGCACGGCCCAGATGGAGTGGCTGGAGCGGGAGTTGAAGGCCAACGAGGAGAAGGACGGCGGCGGTTCGTACGTCGTCGTCTTCAGCCACCACACCAGCAGGACCATGCGCAATCTGCGCCAGGACCCGGACCGTCCGCGCGAGGGCAGGCACGGCGGCGACGAGATCGTCTCCCTGCTGGGCCGCCACTCCGCCGTCCTCGCCTGGGTCAACGGGCACAGCCACAAGAACGCCATCACCGCGCACCAGACCCCGCGCGGTTCGTTCTGGGAGGTCTCCACGGCCTCGCACATCGACTTCCCGCAGCTGGCCCGCGTGGTGGAGCTGAGCGACAACCACGACGGCACGATCTCCCTCTTCACCACCCTCATCGAGTCGTCGGCCCCGCACCGCACGGACTACGCGGACCTCTCCCAGACCGGCCTCGCCGCGCTCTACCGCGAACTGTCCTTCAACGCCCCCGGCGCCAAGCCCGCGCTGGGCGGCGAGCCGGGCGACCGGAACACGGAACTGATCCTCAAGAAGGGCTGA
- a CDS encoding CGNR zinc finger domain-containing protein, translating to MSAAPRDPRPLVGEPLSLDLLNTRWMADGARQDLLTDVDGLTVWLAANGLDDRFGADEATLEHVLRARDAISTVVDGPDTAAGIARVNKILGHGRIRATLTAQGPGEEPEFRDATWGAAWLAARDYLTLLATAPDRIRPCAHEACVLHFFDTSRNGTRRWCSMAACGNRAKASRHYARGREA from the coding sequence ATGTCCGCCGCACCCCGCGATCCGCGCCCTCTCGTCGGCGAGCCGCTCTCCCTGGACCTGCTCAACACCCGGTGGATGGCGGACGGCGCGCGCCAGGATCTGCTGACCGATGTCGACGGGCTCACCGTCTGGCTCGCCGCCAACGGACTCGACGACCGGTTCGGCGCGGACGAGGCGACGCTGGAGCACGTGCTGCGGGCGCGCGACGCGATCTCCACCGTCGTGGACGGCCCGGACACCGCCGCCGGGATCGCCCGTGTCAACAAGATCCTCGGGCACGGGCGGATCCGGGCGACCCTGACCGCGCAAGGGCCGGGCGAGGAGCCCGAGTTCAGGGACGCGACCTGGGGCGCGGCCTGGCTTGCGGCCCGGGACTATCTGACGCTGCTCGCCACCGCACCGGACCGGATCAGGCCCTGCGCCCACGAGGCGTGCGTCCTGCACTTCTTCGACACCTCGCGCAACGGCACGCGGCGGTGGTGCTCCATGGCCGCCTGCGGCAATCGGGCGAAGGCCTCACGCCATTACGCACGGGGCCGCGAGGCCTAG
- a CDS encoding S8 family serine peptidase, producing the protein MHRSSARRTTRLAIAVGLTAALSAAGPIPMAFAADGDPGGPGGQSTPKSAEKKLGSADADLLADAKADGEKTVTMMVATAPGATEQVAGQLDAVKGGSVGQTYDKLGYVRATVPTAKAEAAIEAAGKLSSVHGIDLRHEIELDDPTPAADRAKGAKTAAEGTYAGPGKDTPAKNPYNPSFETGAVDFVKKHPKADGRGTTIGILDSGVDLGHPALQKTTTGERKITDWVTATDPIVDADATWRRMTNPVTGPVFTWDSETWKAPAGSFQVNRFRESATTGGDAKGDINRDGDTTDSWGVLYDPAAGTVRVDLNDNNDFTDDETMKPYKDGHQVAYFGKDDPATDVVERVPFVVEIRKDVPTDPYGGDWVGKKADFVNIGVIESEHGTHVAGITAANGLFGGKMNGAAPGAKLVSSRACTWTGGCTNVALTEGMIDLVTKRGVDIVNMSIGGLPALNDGNNARAELYKRLIDEYGVQLVISAGNSGPGANTIGDPSLADKVISVGASISKETWAANYGSAVEKSYAMMNFSSRGPREDGGFAPIISAPGSAINTTQTWLPGSPVAEAGYQLPAGYSMLQGTSMASPQAAGASALLLSAAKREGVDLTPAKLRTALTSTADRIRGEQAYAQGTGLINVVDAWNAIEDDAKAHTYTVKAPVDTALEQELKKPGTGIYDREGGLKTGEKRTYDVTITRTSGPDRGIRHELDLVNNHERTFELLGKGAVTLPLNKPVTVKVQAKAKSAGVHSAILTVDDERSEGIDQQIMSTVVVSKPLAKPAYTFSASDSVQRNSTKSYFVTVPKGAKSLEVALGGLKDKSQTRFIAVHPYGVPVDSTSSLTCYANYDNPANTCRPDLRSYPEPQAGVWEIEVESRRTSPLLDNPYKLDVSALGVAFDPAVQTVPEAKVGTPAPVSWKVTNNFAAVDGKLKGGPLGSAKAAKPSIKQGETQTTTVVVPEGAERLDVAIGSTADTAADLDLSVSKDGAVVGSSADGDSEESVSLTKPAAGTYEIEVAGYSIPSGTTAYDYRDVFFSGALGSVKVDESAPVKLANGASAEVSAQVAADAPAAEGRQLFGEVSLLNGRGTVAGTGSVIIEKVAS; encoded by the coding sequence ATGCACAGATCCAGTGCTAGACGCACGACCCGTCTCGCGATAGCCGTCGGCCTGACCGCCGCGCTCTCCGCCGCCGGGCCCATACCCATGGCCTTCGCGGCCGACGGGGACCCCGGGGGCCCTGGAGGCCAGAGCACCCCCAAGTCCGCGGAGAAGAAGCTCGGCTCGGCCGACGCCGATCTCCTCGCGGACGCGAAGGCGGACGGCGAGAAGACCGTCACGATGATGGTCGCCACCGCTCCCGGCGCCACCGAGCAGGTCGCCGGCCAGCTCGACGCCGTCAAGGGCGGTTCGGTCGGGCAGACGTACGACAAGCTCGGCTACGTACGCGCCACCGTGCCCACCGCGAAGGCCGAGGCCGCCATCGAGGCCGCCGGGAAGCTGTCGTCCGTGCACGGCATCGACCTGCGGCACGAGATCGAGCTCGACGACCCGACGCCCGCCGCCGACCGCGCCAAGGGCGCGAAGACTGCGGCCGAGGGGACGTACGCCGGGCCCGGCAAGGACACCCCGGCGAAGAACCCGTACAACCCGTCCTTCGAGACGGGCGCCGTCGACTTCGTGAAGAAGCACCCGAAGGCGGACGGCCGCGGCACCACCATCGGCATCCTCGACTCCGGCGTCGACCTGGGGCACCCCGCGCTCCAGAAGACCACCACGGGCGAGCGGAAGATCACCGACTGGGTGACCGCGACCGACCCGATCGTGGACGCGGACGCCACCTGGCGGCGCATGACCAACCCCGTCACAGGACCCGTCTTCACCTGGGACAGCGAGACGTGGAAGGCCCCGGCGGGCTCCTTCCAGGTCAACCGCTTCCGCGAGTCGGCCACCACCGGCGGCGACGCCAAGGGCGACATCAACCGCGACGGCGACACCACCGACAGCTGGGGCGTGCTCTACGACCCGGCCGCGGGCACGGTCCGCGTCGACCTGAACGACAACAACGACTTCACCGACGACGAGACGATGAAGCCGTACAAGGACGGCCATCAGGTCGCCTACTTCGGCAAGGACGACCCGGCGACCGACGTCGTCGAGCGCGTCCCCTTCGTCGTCGAGATCCGCAAGGACGTGCCGACCGACCCGTACGGCGGCGACTGGGTCGGCAAGAAGGCCGACTTCGTCAACATCGGCGTCATCGAGTCCGAGCACGGCACGCACGTCGCGGGCATCACCGCGGCCAACGGCCTGTTCGGCGGCAAGATGAACGGCGCGGCGCCCGGCGCCAAGCTCGTCTCGTCGCGCGCCTGCACCTGGACCGGCGGCTGCACGAACGTCGCGCTCACCGAGGGCATGATCGACCTCGTCACGAAGCGCGGCGTCGACATCGTGAACATGTCGATCGGCGGCCTCCCGGCCCTGAACGACGGCAACAACGCGCGCGCCGAGCTCTACAAGCGCCTCATCGACGAGTACGGCGTCCAGCTGGTGATCTCCGCGGGCAACTCGGGCCCCGGCGCGAACACCATCGGCGACCCGAGCCTGGCCGACAAGGTCATCTCGGTCGGCGCCTCCATCTCCAAGGAGACCTGGGCCGCCAACTACGGCTCCGCCGTGGAGAAGTCGTACGCGATGATGAACTTCTCCTCGCGCGGCCCGCGCGAGGACGGCGGCTTCGCGCCGATCATCTCCGCGCCCGGCTCGGCCATCAACACCACGCAGACCTGGCTGCCGGGCTCCCCGGTCGCCGAGGCGGGCTACCAACTGCCCGCCGGTTACTCGATGTTGCAGGGTACGTCGATGGCGTCCCCGCAGGCCGCGGGCGCCTCGGCGCTGCTGCTCTCCGCCGCGAAGCGCGAGGGCGTCGACCTGACCCCGGCGAAGCTGCGCACGGCGCTGACCTCGACGGCGGACCGCATCCGCGGCGAGCAGGCGTACGCGCAGGGCACCGGCCTGATCAACGTGGTCGACGCCTGGAACGCCATCGAGGACGACGCGAAGGCGCACACGTACACGGTGAAGGCCCCGGTCGACACCGCCCTGGAGCAGGAGCTGAAGAAGCCCGGCACCGGCATCTACGACCGTGAGGGCGGTCTGAAGACCGGCGAGAAGCGGACGTACGACGTCACGATCACCCGCACCTCGGGCCCGGACCGCGGCATCCGCCACGAGCTGGACCTGGTCAACAACCACGAGCGCACCTTCGAGCTGCTCGGCAAGGGCGCGGTGACGCTGCCCCTGAACAAGCCGGTCACGGTCAAGGTGCAGGCGAAGGCCAAGTCGGCGGGCGTGCACAGCGCGATCCTGACGGTCGACGACGAGCGCTCCGAGGGCATCGACCAGCAGATCATGTCGACGGTCGTCGTCTCGAAGCCGCTGGCCAAGCCCGCGTACACGTTCTCGGCGTCCGACTCCGTGCAGCGCAACAGCACCAAGTCGTACTTCGTGACGGTCCCCAAGGGCGCCAAGTCCCTGGAGGTGGCGCTCGGCGGCCTGAAGGACAAGAGCCAGACGCGGTTCATCGCGGTGCACCCCTACGGTGTCCCGGTCGACTCGACGTCGTCGCTGACCTGCTACGCGAACTACGACAACCCGGCCAACACCTGCCGCCCCGACCTGCGTTCGTACCCCGAGCCGCAGGCGGGCGTGTGGGAGATCGAGGTCGAGTCGCGCAGGACGTCGCCGCTCCTGGACAACCCCTACAAGCTGGACGTCTCCGCGCTGGGTGTCGCCTTCGACCCCGCCGTGCAGACGGTGCCGGAGGCGAAGGTCGGTACTCCGGCGCCCGTCTCCTGGAAGGTCACCAACAACTTCGCCGCGGTGGACGGCAAGTTGAAGGGCGGCCCGCTCGGCTCCGCGAAGGCAGCGAAGCCGTCGATCAAGCAGGGTGAGACGCAGACGACGACCGTGGTCGTGCCCGAGGGCGCGGAGCGGCTCGACGTCGCCATCGGTTCGACGGCGGACACCGCCGCGGACCTCGACCTGTCGGTCTCGAAGGACGGCGCTGTCGTGGGTTCGTCGGCGGACGGCGACTCGGAGGAGTCGGTCAGCCTCACGAAGCCCGCGGCGGGTACGTACGAGATCGAGGTGGCGGGCTACTCGATCCCGTCCGGCACCACGGCGTACGACTACCGTGACGTCTTCTTCTCGGGCGCGCTCGGCTCGGTGAAGGTCGACGAGTCGGCGCCGGTGAAGCTGGCGAACGGGGCTTCCGCGGAGGTCTCCGCCCAGGTCGCGGCGGATGCGCCGGCGGCCGAGGGGCGTCAGCTGTTCGGCGAGGTGTCTCTGCTGAACGGCCGGGGCACGGTTGCCGGGACCGGCAGCGTGATCATCGAGAAGGTCGCCTCGTAG
- a CDS encoding VOC family protein: MTATGTLRTGHIGLNVTDIERSLAFYRDVIGYGVISEGKEEGRRFAFLGEGGSPALTLWQQADAAYAASNAGLHHLALEVDTIEEVRAYESALRAYGVEFAYEGVVSHGEGAASGGIFFHDPDGTRLEIYAASGVGASDRAPVVAAPTCGFF; the protein is encoded by the coding sequence ATGACCGCGACCGGCACACTCCGCACCGGCCACATCGGCCTGAACGTCACGGACATCGAGCGCTCGCTCGCCTTCTACCGCGACGTCATCGGCTACGGCGTGATCAGCGAGGGCAAGGAAGAGGGCCGCAGGTTCGCCTTCCTGGGCGAGGGCGGGAGCCCCGCGCTCACGCTCTGGCAGCAGGCGGACGCGGCATACGCGGCTTCGAACGCGGGCCTGCACCACCTGGCGCTGGAGGTGGACACCATCGAGGAGGTGCGGGCGTACGAGAGTGCTCTGCGCGCGTACGGGGTGGAGTTCGCCTACGAGGGAGTCGTCTCGCACGGCGAGGGTGCCGCGTCAGGCGGGATCTTCTTCCATGACCCGGACGGCACGCGCCTCGAAATCTACGCGGCATCTGGCGTGGGCGCCTCGGATCGTGCCCCGGTGGTTGCCGCGCCGACCTGTGGGTTCTTCTGA
- a CDS encoding pyridoxamine 5'-phosphate oxidase family protein: MVPHVPYHHGSRAVQDLVGVREAADHVGRSIGDGIRPVAAAFLEIQPMLVIGGADPAGAVWASLLTGEPGFVRATGPHQISVAGGPRRADPLAGALAQEGTPVGTIALDPRTRRRMRLNGRARPTPRGLAIEADQVFSNCPKYIQKRELPPGAMPGRPSAPRHGVKLTGDQRAFLAEADTFFLATVHAEGADASHRGGNPGFVHVPSPYELVWRDYPGNSMFLSLGNLTTDPRAGLLFLDWVTGMTLQLTGTARTEYADDGSRTVRFTLTEAVETFGASPWSWTAPEYSPANPGQED; the protein is encoded by the coding sequence ATGGTCCCGCACGTCCCGTACCACCACGGTTCCCGCGCCGTTCAGGACCTCGTCGGCGTGCGGGAGGCGGCCGATCACGTGGGCCGGTCCATCGGCGACGGCATCCGCCCCGTCGCCGCAGCCTTCCTGGAGATCCAGCCCATGCTGGTGATCGGCGGCGCGGACCCGGCGGGCGCCGTCTGGGCCTCGCTGCTCACCGGTGAACCCGGGTTCGTGCGGGCCACGGGGCCGCACCAGATATCGGTCGCGGGCGGCCCGCGCCGAGCCGACCCCCTCGCGGGGGCCCTCGCCCAGGAGGGCACCCCCGTGGGCACCATCGCCCTGGACCCCCGCACCAGGCGCCGCATGCGCCTGAACGGACGGGCCCGGCCGACCCCCCGCGGCCTGGCGATCGAGGCCGACCAGGTCTTCTCGAACTGCCCCAAGTACATCCAGAAGCGGGAGCTGCCGCCGGGCGCCATGCCGGGCCGCCCGTCCGCGCCCCGCCATGGAGTGAAGCTCACCGGCGACCAGCGTGCGTTCCTGGCCGAGGCGGACACCTTCTTCCTCGCCACCGTCCACGCGGAAGGCGCCGACGCAAGCCACCGGGGCGGCAACCCCGGCTTCGTCCACGTCCCTTCCCCCTATGAACTCGTGTGGCGGGACTACCCCGGCAACTCCATGTTCCTGTCCCTCGGCAACCTCACCACCGACCCCCGCGCCGGCCTCCTCTTCCTCGACTGGGTGACCGGCATGACCCTCCAGCTCACCGGCACGGCCCGCACCGAGTACGCGGACGACGGCTCCCGCACGGTCCGCTTCACCCTCACCGAGGCGGTGGAGACCTTCGGCGCGAGCCCCTGGAGCTGGACCGCTCCGGAGTACTCCCCTGCCAATCCGGGCCAGGAGGACTAG
- a CDS encoding NUDIX hydrolase: protein MNKELRVAAYAVCVQDGQLLLARWVAGDGSKRWTLPGGGMDHGEDPYDTVIREADEETGYVIEPVGLLGVDSLRRRYPRKLGAVADFHGLRIVYEARITGGELRHERDGSTDLAAWHALDAVADLDRVGLVDIGLDLWRTRPGDGHLAVPS from the coding sequence GTGAACAAAGAGCTTCGGGTGGCGGCCTACGCCGTATGCGTGCAGGACGGGCAGCTGCTGCTCGCCCGCTGGGTGGCGGGCGACGGCAGCAAGCGCTGGACGCTGCCCGGCGGCGGGATGGACCACGGCGAGGACCCGTACGACACGGTGATCCGTGAGGCCGACGAGGAGACGGGGTATGTCATCGAGCCCGTCGGGCTGCTCGGTGTCGACTCCCTGCGGCGCCGCTATCCGCGCAAGCTCGGCGCCGTCGCCGACTTCCACGGCCTGCGCATCGTCTACGAGGCGCGCATCACCGGCGGCGAGCTGCGTCACGAGCGGGACGGTTCGACCGATCTCGCGGCCTGGCACGCGCTGGACGCGGTCGCCGACCTCGACCGGGTCGGACTCGTCGACATCGGGCTCGACCTGTGGCGGACCCGCCCCGGCGACGGTCACCTGGCGGTCCCCTCCTGA